The following are encoded together in the Asticcacaulis sp. genome:
- a CDS encoding rhomboid family intramembrane serine protease, whose protein sequence is MTDDAERPDLAPRKEPAFNAPLMAVVLPLLIIGCYALQISNGPDVNALLVASFGLTPLLLRQGNFELLFTHIFLHGSWTHVLFNAAACLIFATPVIRAFGRGIGATLSFFAFFFLCGMAAGLGFCLLNLSSNVPVVGASGAIYGLIGASSRIAGQRGISGGIVPLTNSRVLSSGAVWIGINLATALLPFLPGGQGVVIAWQAHVAGYLFGVLVIGHWLKAFHPHFFTRNLN, encoded by the coding sequence ATGACAGACGACGCCGAACGGCCTGACCTGGCGCCCCGCAAGGAGCCTGCCTTTAACGCGCCGCTGATGGCCGTGGTCCTGCCCTTGCTGATTATCGGCTGCTATGCCTTGCAGATTTCCAACGGGCCTGATGTCAATGCGTTGCTGGTCGCCAGTTTTGGCCTGACGCCTCTTTTGCTACGGCAGGGCAATTTCGAACTGCTCTTTACGCACATCTTCCTGCACGGAAGCTGGACGCATGTGCTTTTCAATGCGGCGGCCTGCCTGATCTTTGCCACGCCGGTCATTCGCGCCTTCGGCAGGGGCATTGGCGCCACTCTGTCCTTCTTTGCCTTTTTCTTCTTATGCGGCATGGCGGCAGGGCTTGGCTTCTGCCTGCTCAACCTGTCTTCGAATGTTCCGGTCGTCGGCGCTTCGGGCGCTATTTATGGCCTGATCGGCGCGTCCAGCCGCATCGCCGGGCAGCGCGGCATTTCAGGCGGCATTGTTCCGCTGACCAATTCGCGCGTGCTGAGTTCGGGTGCCGTGTGGATCGGCATCAACCTGGCCACGGCCCTGCTGCCATTTCTGCCCGGTGGGCAGGGCGTGGTCATTGCCTGGCAGGCGCATGTCGCCGGCTATCTGTTCGGTGTGCTGGTGATCGGTCATTGGCTCAAGGCGTTTCATCCTCACTTCTTCACGAGAAATTTGAATTGA
- the hfaB gene encoding holdfast anchoring protein HfaB — protein MTHTKTGKKLVATIASLAALSVALTGCMTTPSVNASGNYKDPIGKAPVTANPTAYSDALVCLGSYARSHRLASPRLAVGRISDYTGRASLDGGREITQGASLMAMTALAKAGARQVERFDTSVGELELKYANNKLITDDAVANPTRPADYRKIMAGQVAGSDFFIVGGITELNNNIRSSGVDAYAGDTKDTGLKGMAYGRTLVMNVALDLRLVDTRTLEVVDVISYQKQIVGKEVKAGVFDVLNGNIFDISGGQGALEPMQLAVRAMIERATLEFMANLYGAPGPEVCLDPQNDFLYNDTLGATGGLTPAYDNLETNNAGTRADPNRWQNVAAGEPRHPVSADGDSRY, from the coding sequence ATGACACACACGAAAACCGGCAAAAAGCTGGTCGCAACGATCGCCAGCCTGGCCGCCCTCAGCGTCGCCCTCACCGGCTGCATGACCACGCCGAGCGTCAATGCTTCAGGTAACTATAAAGACCCGATCGGCAAGGCGCCGGTCACCGCCAACCCGACGGCCTATTCGGATGCCCTGGTCTGCCTCGGCTCATACGCCCGCTCGCACCGCCTGGCCTCGCCGCGTCTCGCCGTCGGCCGCATTTCCGATTACACCGGCCGCGCCTCGCTGGATGGTGGCCGCGAAATCACCCAGGGCGCCTCGCTGATGGCGATGACAGCCCTGGCAAAAGCCGGCGCCCGCCAGGTCGAGCGCTTCGACACCTCGGTCGGCGAACTGGAACTGAAATACGCCAATAACAAGCTGATCACCGATGACGCCGTCGCCAACCCGACGCGTCCGGCCGATTACCGCAAGATCATGGCCGGTCAGGTCGCCGGCTCCGACTTCTTCATCGTCGGCGGCATCACCGAACTGAACAACAATATCCGCTCCTCCGGCGTGGACGCCTATGCCGGCGACACCAAGGACACCGGCCTCAAGGGCATGGCCTATGGCCGCACCCTGGTAATGAACGTGGCGCTTGACCTGCGCCTCGTCGATACCCGCACGCTGGAAGTGGTCGATGTCATCTCCTACCAGAAGCAGATCGTCGGCAAGGAAGTGAAGGCCGGCGTGTTCGACGTGCTGAACGGCAATATCTTCGACATCTCCGGCGGCCAGGGCGCGCTGGAGCCGATGCAACTGGCGGTCCGCGCCATGATCGAACGCGCCACTCTGGAATTCATGGCCAATCTGTACGGCGCGCCGGGCCCCGAGGTCTGCCTCGATCCGCAAAACGACTTTCTCTACAATGACACGCTGGGCGCCACAGGTGGCCTGACCCCGGCCTACGACAACCTGGAGACCAACAATGCCGGTACGCGCGCCGATCCTAACCGCTGGCAAAATGTTGCCGCCGGCGAGCCTCGCCATCCTGTGTCTGCTGACGGCGACAGCCGCTACTAG
- the hfaD gene encoding holdfast anchor protein HfaD — protein MLPPASLAILCLLTATAATSQEIPDGQFSNDQTQNNPISAVQTLNVEQNDGLTRADTSAAGNNLQVGNVDYDATLYSFQFNKGRITAETHINGVNTGDEDTSLGTPVYATSQAIANYGSGVTTGGHLTASTNQQSTADQVIATTDVQAPNNAIYVSGEGDATTVVNHTAYQVTNSRLDLTSVQSSTTAAHANTSATVHYSPSPNAYNATATNNYYGAYSDDRGSQEHDITQTQSAMTQARAEVYAGNVWNMQANAAATGNDVNIQNAGGSMVVTNNQTQAGAVQSQAVIEADQYGAAYATATGIGNSMAAGNNDKYVRIDNNQLSSGGVDVLASFDGTTGWDGYVTADATGNSAIGYACAECKADMGVDNTQVNNSDVNATATATIAKGRTIVSAARAVGNSASYYVGN, from the coding sequence ATGTTGCCGCCGGCGAGCCTCGCCATCCTGTGTCTGCTGACGGCGACAGCCGCTACTAGTCAGGAAATCCCCGACGGGCAGTTCAGCAATGATCAGACGCAGAACAATCCGATCAGCGCCGTCCAGACCCTGAATGTCGAGCAGAATGACGGCCTGACGCGGGCGGATACCTCGGCGGCCGGCAACAATCTGCAGGTCGGCAATGTCGATTACGACGCCACGCTGTATTCATTCCAGTTCAACAAAGGACGGATAACGGCCGAAACGCATATCAATGGCGTCAATACCGGTGATGAAGACACCTCGCTCGGTACGCCGGTCTATGCCACCAGCCAGGCTATCGCCAACTATGGCTCCGGCGTGACCACGGGCGGCCACCTGACCGCCAGCACAAACCAGCAATCGACGGCCGACCAGGTGATCGCCACGACGGATGTGCAGGCGCCGAACAACGCCATCTATGTCAGCGGTGAAGGCGACGCCACGACCGTGGTCAACCACACGGCCTATCAGGTCACCAATAGCCGCCTCGATCTGACCTCGGTGCAGTCATCGACGACCGCCGCCCATGCCAATACCTCGGCGACCGTCCACTATTCGCCCTCGCCCAACGCCTATAACGCCACGGCGACCAACAACTATTACGGCGCCTACAGCGATGACCGCGGCTCGCAGGAGCACGACATCACGCAAACGCAATCGGCCATGACCCAGGCGCGCGCCGAGGTCTATGCCGGCAATGTCTGGAACATGCAGGCCAATGCGGCGGCCACTGGCAATGATGTCAATATCCAGAATGCCGGCGGCTCTATGGTCGTCACCAACAACCAGACCCAGGCGGGCGCCGTCCAGTCGCAGGCCGTGATCGAGGCCGACCAGTACGGCGCGGCCTATGCCACCGCCACCGGCATCGGCAACAGCATGGCGGCTGGAAATAACGACAAGTATGTCCGCATCGACAACAACCAGTTGTCCTCCGGCGGTGTCGATGTGCTGGCCTCATTTGACGGCACCACCGGCTGGGACGGCTATGTCACCGCCGATGCCACCGGCAATTCGGCCATCGGCTATGCCTGTGCGGAATGCAAGGCCGATATGGGCGTCGATAATACCCAGGTCAATAATTCCGATGTCAACGCCACGGCGACCGCCACGATCGCCAAGGGTCGCACCATTGTTTCGGCCGCCCGCGCCGTAGGCAATAGCGCGTCCTACTACGTCGGCAACTGA
- the hfaA gene encoding holdfast anchoring protein HfaA, giving the protein MTIIKTLLITSALGAAALSGAAQAQSMSTSSASFQAGYGLSLHQMQTAVDPSTRDANGNRVLVDGMIVTGTDNSVYAYSKTLGAGDAYSGAGALGGATAIGNSLSVVVNGSYNTVIVHNNQTNNGNVTANANGSTATGAKGTDITGDLQF; this is encoded by the coding sequence ATGACGATAATCAAGACCCTGCTCATAACCAGCGCGCTGGGTGCCGCCGCTCTTTCAGGCGCGGCTCAGGCCCAGAGCATGAGCACCAGTTCGGCCTCATTCCAGGCGGGCTATGGCCTCAGCCTGCACCAGATGCAAACTGCGGTCGATCCCTCGACCCGCGATGCCAATGGCAACCGCGTCCTGGTCGACGGTATGATCGTCACCGGCACCGACAACAGCGTCTATGCCTATTCGAAAACACTCGGCGCGGGCGATGCCTATTCCGGTGCCGGTGCGCTCGGCGGAGCGACGGCGATCGGCAACAGCCTCTCGGTCGTGGTCAACGGCAGCTACAACACAGTCATCGTACACAATAACCAAACCAACAACGGCAATGTCACCGCCAATGCCAACGGCTCAACGGCCACGGGCGCGAAGGGCACGGACATCACTGGGGATCTGCAATTCTAA
- a CDS encoding intradiol ring-cleavage dioxygenase, producing MPDHHIHEPAHKEEGSLEDLILSALPSRRKTLWFLGASALSTSALAACGGGGGTTISTSTSSSSSSSSSSSSSSSSASSSSSSSSSSSSASGECTLAATETNGPYPADGTNSVSGAIANVLTESGVVRSDITTSFGSYSGTAAGVPLTLTITVEDYSLGCTPLEGYAVYIWHCDRSGLYSLYSSGVTAQNYLRGVQVTDANGQVTFTTIFPACYSGRMPHIHVEVYASLSTATTANNSVKITQLTFDRSTCETVYNNATGYNASVKNLAAISFASDNVFSDDTSAQLTAATVSLTGDYSSGFTGTVSVAVP from the coding sequence ATGCCTGACCATCACATCCATGAACCGGCCCACAAGGAAGAGGGCAGTCTCGAAGACCTGATCCTGTCCGCCCTGCCATCGCGGCGAAAAACCCTGTGGTTCCTGGGCGCGTCGGCCCTTTCCACAAGTGCTTTGGCGGCCTGTGGCGGCGGTGGCGGCACGACCATCAGTACCTCGACCTCTTCCTCCAGTTCGTCATCATCGTCGTCGAGTTCCTCTTCCAGCAGCGCCAGCAGCAGTTCGTCGTCATCCTCGTCTTCATCGTCGGCCAGCGGCGAATGCACCCTGGCGGCCACGGAAACCAATGGTCCCTATCCGGCGGACGGCACCAATTCGGTGAGCGGCGCAATCGCCAATGTGCTGACGGAGAGTGGCGTGGTCCGCAGCGACATCACAACGAGCTTCGGCAGCTATTCCGGTACGGCAGCCGGTGTGCCCCTGACCCTTACCATTACAGTCGAGGACTACAGCTTGGGCTGTACGCCGCTGGAAGGCTATGCCGTCTATATCTGGCATTGCGATCGCTCCGGCCTTTATTCGCTCTATTCTTCCGGCGTTACGGCGCAGAATTACCTGCGCGGTGTGCAGGTGACCGACGCCAATGGCCAGGTGACCTTCACCACCATTTTCCCCGCCTGTTACAGTGGGCGGATGCCGCATATCCATGTCGAGGTCTATGCCAGCCTGTCGACGGCCACGACCGCCAACAACAGCGTCAAGATCACCCAACTGACCTTTGACCGTTCCACCTGCGAGACGGTTTATAATAATGCGACGGGTTACAACGCCAGCGTCAAAAACCTGGCGGCGATCAGTTTCGCGTCGGATAATGTCTTCAGCGATGATACCTCGGCGCAACTGACGGCCGCGACGGTCAGCCTCACCGGCGATTACAGCAGCGGCTTTACCGGCACGGTGTCGGTGGCGGTGCCGTAA